A region of the Bacillus basilensis genome:
TTTTAAACAAACGTTTGTTTAATTCTCCTACACCAAATTTCTTCATCACATAAATAAAAAAATAAGAATACCCCATTTACATATATTCAAGAATTATAGTTAGTTATAACGTAAAACTCATTTTCTTATAGTGAATTAATCCTGCATATTATTATATGTATTTCTGTAAGAATGGGAGTTTTTTACTCAAGATTAAATGGGTATAGTTCTTTAAATCTATAAAAATTTAGTTTAGACTTTCTTGTCCCAACCAATATCTAAAAGTGAAAGTTTAGACTTTCTTGTCTAAATGGTTTGGAGTTTCATGTACTTGTACAACCGCATTTTGTTGATAAGACCCCAATTAGTTTCACTCAAACTACCCCCCATAAAAGCAACATAATATATACATAAAATAAAAAAAGATTTATGAAAGACTTTTGTAACATTTGGGAAAGAGAAATGAAAGATTTATAAACTAAGATGAACTTACTGATATTGACGTTATATCAGTCGTTAATAAAAAGTACAAGTAGTGAGTGAGGAACAGCATTGTATTTCAGCAATCTAAACTACATTCTACTAAGAGAGGAAAACAAAAATGAAAAAAAACTTTAACACAATTAGAATGGGAAAGAAATTAATTCCTGCCACAGCGGCATTAGGTATTCTTTTTTCTGTAGCTCCTGTTGCAGAGAACAAAGCTAGCGCAGGTTTAGCCACGGTGTTGGATGTGACTATTACTTCATTAGGTATTGTAGCTGATATTTATGAAAAGCTTGGGATATCTGTAGGGGAGCCTGACTTATCTAATTACACTGGCCCCTATGCAGAGAATGTGTCTTACAGAGCTCCTAACTTTAAATCTGGGGAATTTAATATTTCTATGCATCATACGAAAGGAGATTCCAATTTCACTAGAACGATTAAAGTACTTTATCCAGATGGAAAAAGTGAGATGAAACACTTAAAATCGGGACAACAGCTTAAGATTACAGAACCCGGTACAATTGTAGATTTGAAACCCCTTGCAGAATCTGTATCAGAGCACGATCTTCTTTACATTACAAAAGCGCAATTGGATGAAGGAAAAACCGGAGTTGCGCTTAATCAAGGTATCACCATATACGTAGAAAAAACATCCGGTGAAAATAAAGTACTTGTTGACGAATTTTATAAGAAGAAATTTGGAGCAGATTCTCTTGACGGTTTTAAAGGGTTAGGGGTGGACCGCTTTTCTTATTTAACAGATGAACAAAAGAAGGTAGCAACATTGACTTCACATCCAGTAGGTAGAGAAGTTCTTTCTAATTATGTTACGAATAACCCTACAGCTCAAGCAGATTTTAATAACCGGTCAAGTAATGTATTCGCAGAGATCACCAATACCCTAGAGACACCTATTAAAGCAGCATATGGCTCACTAAATCACGGTGAATCCTATCAAATTATCCCCTATAAAAAAGGAAGCAATAAAGTATTGGTAAAAGCAGGTTCAAAATATCTTTCAGGGAAAGAAGGAAATGTTCTTCAATATTCCGATTCGATTGGTGACGATGAATTGTTTGAACTTGTCTCAGCCCCCGCTTTTCTTAATAAATGGCAGTTTGATTTGGTAAACAAGAATGGAGTACGTCTGACTAGTAATCCATACATTCAAGGCTTCCTGAAGGAAAACGATGGTGCTAATTCTTTCAGATCTGGAATTAGTTTCACTGCAAAAACGAATGATGAAGTTCACAACTGGTTAATAGACTGGTACCCTGGTAAAGAACATGATAGACAGAAGTATGATGGAAGAGTAGAGTTCAAAGCTAATGATAAAAGTGATGGCTCTATATGGACTGCATACGATGCTTCTGGAAAATTAATAACGAATAGTTGGATAGAACGAGATGGAGCATATCATTATGCAGATGCTTCAGGAGTTCTTTTGAAGGGTTGGCAGGAAATTAAAGGTAATACGTATTATTTTGCTCCGCATTCTAATTCCCTGGTAGTGTCGTCAAACTCATCTGATGCACAGATTGAGGGTAAGGTCTATCATTTCAAGGATTCTGGTGTTCTGCAGCGATCAGCCTGGAAAGATGAGCAATATTCTGATGCTTCTGGAGCGTTTGTTAAAGAGGGTCTGAAAGAAACAGAAGGTAAAATTTACTATTTTAAAGATTTCGCGGTTACAAAGAATGAAATGCGTCTAGAAGACCAACATGTCATTCTTCACTTTTCCAACAAAGGCGTGCTTGAGAGGGCTTCAGATCTGAATGGGAAAGCATTAGCTAGTACTACTACTGTTACTCTTAACGGGAAACACGTAGTCTTTGAGAAAGACGGTTCTGTTAGAAAGCCAGGACTCACTGGAAAGAGATCTTTCCCCCAATCAGATGGAACTGAAAAGGTCACAATGCACTATTATAGCTTAGAGGATGGAGCTTCCCATTCGGGTTGGAAGATAATTGATGGAAAGAATTATCATTTTAAAGATGGTCAGCACTATACTTTCGATGGTCATGAAACCATTGACGGAAAAAGATATTATTTTAATAATGACGGACAAGCTATGCTGACAGGGTTTAAAAAAGATAACGGTAAGATATACCACTTTGATGATAAAGGCGAAATGCAAAAAGGGTGGCAAGAAATCGATGGTAAATGGTATTACTTCGATGATTCTGGAGCAGCTAAGATAGGATGGTTCTCTGTTGGTGGTGGATACCATTTCCCTTATTACGGGTACTTTACTTATTATGCCAAAGAAGATGGTTCAATTTATCAAAACACCACTGTTGAACTTGATAATGGGAAAGGCGTTTGGAAGACTTATAAATTTGACAGTCATGGACACAAAGGTTATTAATAATCCAAAAAGAGTCTGTTTTTTATAAATATGACTCTCTAAATGAGATCCCTCAACCTAACTGGATCATATAACTCTGAAAAACTAAAGACAAGTCTTCCAATCAGTGAATGAGAAAATGGGTTAAAGAGTGGGCGTTGATATTCCTTTAAGAATTTAATCATGTGAAGAAGTACATTTCTAGTGTCCATGAAACAACAAGTCAAGAATGGCGGTAGGACCTTCGTCTTTGCTAGTAATGGATATTACAAGGTAAAAAGTTAGTTAATAATGGGCTAATATTGTTGCAAATAATGGTAGCACCCCAGTTGTAGCTTCTAGTGAGTTTATTTTAAAAACCTGAGAATACAACCTCACAGGTGATAACCACAAATGGGAGTTAGAAAGTATTAAGTAAAGAATGATACTATATATGGTACCCCCTGTCCGTATGGAGAGGGGGGTACATATATAGATTTCTAATGTAACAAGTCTTTCTATAAATTTATTACCTCTATTCTATACGCCACAAACTAAATACTCCCCAGTATGTATTCTTTTCAGAATGGTACATAAACAGAACTTATCTAGTCATACAAGTAATCAAGTGTTAAAATTACCATCTGGATTATAGAATCACTTTTAATAATTTTTAGTGAATATAAGATCAAATTGTTGGATTCTAACCTAGCAATACTATCAGTTATAGCACCTGCATCTCCAAGTTCCATAGATTTATTAGATTAAAGCAGATAATAGAAACATTTCAATTGTGGTTTATGCACAAGAAGCGAGGATTATATATGAAAAAAAGGATTTTAATCGTAGAAGATGAAGAAAACATTCGAGAAGTATGTAAACGGTACTTAGAAAGAGAAGGATACGAAGTATATACAGCTATGAATGGAATGGAAGGCTGGGATGTATTTCATCAATATCAACCAGATTTAATTATTTTAGATCTCATGATGCCGAAAAAAGATGGATGGGAATTATGTGAGGAAATTCGTCAACAATCCAATGTCCCTATTATTATGTTAACTGCTAAGGGAGAGGAAAGAGATCGAATTTTAGGTTTAACAATGGGAGCAGATGATTATGTAACAAAGCCGTTTTCACCTCGTGAATTAGTATTAAGGGTTCAAATTATACTAAGAAGAGGCAATCAAATACCGATACAAGCAAAAGAATCCCTATCAGAAGTAATAGAATTTCCAGATTTGAAAATTTATCCAAAGACGAGATGTGTACTTGTTTGTGAAAATAAAGTGGAATTAACGGTGAAAGAATTTGAGGTACTTTATGTCATGGCACAGCATCCAAAACAAGTATTTTCTCGTTCGCAACTTCTTGAACTTATTTGGGATTTTGAACATGAAGGGGGCACAAACACAGTAACCGTGTTAGTGAGTCGTTTACGTGACAAACTGGAGAAGCATACGATAAAGAATCGTTGGATTCATACTGTTTGGGGAATAGGATATCGCTTTGAGCCAAATGGAGGAAATGAAACATGAGATTACGCATTCAATTGTTATTGATGAATTTATTAAGTACCAGTATCCTGGTAATTGCTATATGGTATAGTGAAACGCAAATGTTACTTGAACCAGAACAAACACGGTTATTAACAGTAATTGCGGTTGTAGGACTGATTATTTCAACGTTTATTTACTGGTTAATGACACGCCCTATCATGAGGTCCATTCAAAATTTAATTGAACTAACGAAACAATTTAGCGATAGACAATTTGAAACGAGGTATATAATTGGAAAAGAACCACGGGAGTTTAAAGAATTAGCGACAGCCTTCCAACAGATGGCCAAAAATTTGGAAGAAGGGTTTACTAAGTTAGAAGAAGGGGAAAAAGCACGTAAAGAGCTCATTACGAATATTTCACACGACTTACGAACACCTATGGCTAGCATACAATTGATGATAGAAGCATTACAAGATAATCTGATTGAAGATCCTGAAATGAGAAATCAGTACTTAGTTACGATTTTAAAAGAAATAAAAAGATTAAGTGGATTAATCAATGACTTATTTGACCTTTCAAAGTTAGAAATTGGGCAAGTAGATTTTCATCCAACTTTAATACATATGGACAAAGTCCTATTGGATGTACTAGAGGCACATTCTGTCTTATTAGCAAACAAACAGATTGATTTAAAATTGGAGGTTCCTGAGAAATTACCTCGACTTTTAATTATGCCGTGTAAAATAGCACGGGTGATTAGTAATTTGTTAGATAATGCAATCCGGTATTCACCTGTATCTGGAACAATCCAGCTGATTGTAGAGGAAAATAGGAAAAATCAGCAAGTCCAATTCATTTTGCGTGATGAAGGAGAAGGGATTACTCCTAATGACCAATTACGCGTATTTGAACGTTTTTTTAGAACAGATCAATCAAGATCCTCACAATCTGGGGGATCCGGTCTCGGACTAGCCATTACAAAATCATTAATTAAAATGCACAAAGGAGAAATTGGTGTGAGAGATCGCTTAGACGGCAAACAGGGAAGTGAATTTTGGTTTACTCTTCCCGTCACATCAGAAAAAATTACGACTGTTAAAAGAATTTCTGGTTAACATACCAATAAATAGCTATTGAACATGAAAGTTTCCCTACTTAAGTTACAATAAAGATGTTTAATTCTGCCCTTATAATCACACAAAACACCGTCCAGTTAACCTAGACGGTGTTTTTAATAGTTGTTTAATATCTCTGTATTGTGAATTACATTGCTTAAATTGAATAACAATAAAGTCGTTTAAAATCTAAGTCGTATTCAACAATCGCGCCCGATTCTTGAATAACTCAAGATTAGCTATAAATTCATTCATTTAAAAATCTATAGGACTTTGATATTTAATAATCTTGTTTTAGAGACCATACCAGCACTTTCTAACGTTTGTTTCGAGGGAGTGTTATAATACCAACAACCGCAAATCGGATTTAGATTATTGTCATAACACCATTCCTTTAAATGATGAATTATCGTTCTGCCTATTCCTTTTTTTCTGTATTGTTCATTTGTAAACATGCCCATATTTCCATATCTATCAAGTAACTTACTTGTTTCGATAATCCCTATTCCAAGCAGAATACTTCCTTTGGTGTAGGTGAATATTTCCCTATTTTCAATACGTTCCTCCACTTTATCAAGGAAGTCCTGACATACCTCAGTTATTTTTATAGCATCGCTAGGCACCGCAGCTCTGAATTCCCCATCTTTAAATAATTTCCCCTTTGGAATTTCCACTTTGTTATCTTGGAAAAAGTAAGCTTGTTTTTCGATCTTATAATCATGATCTAATACCAAACTTAAAAAAAGTTCGTCGCATGTTGGAACCAGTATTGACCGAATTGAATGATCCTTAAGAACATTGTCAAAAATCTCTTGGGATTTTTTGTAGTATGATAAATCTAAATAAAATTGAGTTAGGGACTGGTTACTCTGTATGGCATAATAACCTGCAACTTCGAAGTTGTAACTGATTGTATAAAATACGGAATTGAGAATGTGCTCCTCTAAAACAGAATCAATAGGAGAACTTAATGTACTAACATATCTTTGGATTAAATCCCCAATATCACTTTGTTTACATTCTTTAAAATAAAAACTCATGTTTGGACACCTCGTATTTTTGTTGATCTCATTAGTACTCATGCAATAGATCTTATTACTCATAAAATAAAGAGAATCTATCCAATAAATCATATAAAAGTATTAGTGTGAAATTCTATTTTAGTTTCGTGAAATCCTTCTCTAACCTCCAAGTTAGTTGTACAATCTTACTTTACAATCTGGCCCTTTTGTTCAATAGTATGACTGGCGTTTTTTAAACAACTTTATTATTCTTTAAACGACTTTATTGTAAATTTTACATAGACTAAACTAAGAAGAGGATATTATGCTCAATATATGAGCATATATCCTCTTTTCTTATACATATTAGATTAGTAATACGGATATTGAAAATATAGTTCAATACGTATGCAATATTCAGAAAAATACGTATACTTTATGTGGCAGACGTAGCCCATAGCGGGAGGCGTAGTGAGGTCTTTAGACCGAGCGTTAATATTTTTTAGGGGTGAAATGCTATGAGAGTACAAGAGGTTCTCATAGAGAATAACAACAAAAGATACATATTAATGGATCAAGAAGGATTCCCTGTAATGCCAGTTATGAAATATATAAAGTATTTAGATAAGACAGGAAAAAGACCTAATACTCAAAAAACATATTGTTATTCCTTAAAACATTTTTATACCTACTTAGAAGAAACAAACAAAGATTACAAAATTATTAGATTAGAAGATTTAGTTGACTTTGTTGGGTGGTTAAAAAGCCCCTATCAGGGTTCAAATGTCACTCCTCTTCAACAAAAGGGCCAGATTGTTGAATAACAGTTATATAGAAAACTGGTTATATATGTTAAAGTTTGTAATAGATTGTGGAGATTTCTACTTAAAGTTAGTATGCACGTTAATTAAAAAACATTTTCTTAAAGGGGGGAGTGTTTATTACTTTGGAACATAAAGAAGTGAATATTGAACATGAAAAAATAAATGACAAACTTGCTCTGGATAAGTAGAGTATTGCACAAGTTTGCCATAGGCAACAGTCTGTTTTTTCACTACAAAAAATCAGTAAAATACGAGAAGGAAGTGATCGATTTGAACAAACAGAAAGCGGTAGAAATAGCAAGAAAGTATGGTTTGGAAGTTAAAGAGGAGTCCATCATATTCAACGAGTCCGGTTTAGATTTTCTGGTTGCTTATGCAGAAGACGATAAAGGCGAAGAATGGGTGCTAAGGTATCCGAGACGGGACGATGTGATGCCAAGGACGATAGTGGAGAAGAAAGCACTGGATCTTGTAAATAAATATGCCACTTTTCAGGTTCCAGTCTGGTCGGTTTATGAAGGCGATCTAATAGCTTATAAAAAGTTAATCGGAGTGCCAGCAGGCACGATTGATCCGGAGATTCAAAACTATGTGTGGGAGATGGATTATGAAAATGTGCCTGAACAATTTCACCAGACATTAGCCAAAGCGTTGGCTTCGCTACACACAGTTCCGAAAACAGAGGCTCTTAAAGTAGGCCTGTTTGTCCAGACAGCAGAAGAGGCAAGAAAATCGATGATTGAGCGTATGGAAAAGGTTAAAGCGAAGTTTGGCGTAGGCGAATCCTTATGGAACCGCTGGCAGGCCTGGGTAAAAAATGAGGAATTGTGGCCTCAGAGAACAGGTCTGATTCATGGGGATGTTCATGCTGGCCACACGATGATTGATAAAGATGCTAACTTAACCGGTTTTATCGACTGGACCGAAGCAAAAGTAACGGATGTATCAAATGACTTTGTTTTCCAGTACCGGGTATTCGGGGAGGCAGCCCTGGAGAAACTGATCAACTATTACCGGCAAGCAGGCGGGATTTACTGGCCTGCCATGAAAGAGCACGTCATTGAACTTAATGCGGCATACCCTGTTGCGATAGCTGAGTTTGCGATTATCTCAGGCTTGGAAGAATATGAGCAGATGGCGAAAGAAACATTGGAAGTGAATGACCGCTAGCGTTAGAAAAAAACGAATTGATGATTCATATTTCTAATGTTCCACAATCGGGCGCTTTAATTGAGCAAGAAGTACAAAAATTATCAAACTTTTTTATAAAAGGATGATTTAATTGAAAATAGAAAAAGCGTGTTTTGATCAATCTTTTTTCAAAAGACGCTTTTTCTATTTGTTCTTTTATAAAGGTTTATTAAGTTAATTTAATCAAACTTTATTCAAAAGCTACAGTTAAATTTAAAGAAACAAAATTGATTAATACTAGTTCAAATCGTTATTAATAGATTGTATTTTTTGGGTGATTGGGAGTTTGTACATGTAATTTTACATAAAAACCAAAAGTTTAATTAAATTAATATATAATAATTTATATATATCAAATTTAGATAATTAGTTAATTATTTATCTAAAACTAAAAGAAGGATTGAAATAAAATGTCAAGAATTAGCATAACAAAGTCCCAAGATAGTATAATGATTGCATGGCAATCAGCAGAGATTACCATCGCCTTAAAAGACATAATTACCATATCTATGAATGATGTTCCTCATAATAAGCTTGACCATGTTGTTTATATTGGAACTCCATCTTCCTCGAAGAATAGAACACTGATACATACTACAAATTTAAACTTCATTATATTCGCTGTTAATCCATCTATAGTATTAGAAGAAATTAATATTGAGTAATACTATTCTGATTAAAACACGAGCTTAGTTAAAATTCTTTAATTACATTTAGTTATTAGGTTATAAAAAATGAACTGCCAGAAAAGTGGACTGTTAAGGTTCTTAATCACCTTATAAAATAGAAGTTTCCACTTTCTGGTCTAAAAAGTATCCATTTTCATGTCTTTGTACACTTGTACAACAGTAGGAGGGGATAGCATCTTCACTTAACCAACTGTTCGTTAAATTCCGATTTAACGAACAGTTTGAACTAGTTTTAATTTAGTTTACTACATACTCTTTCAAATATGGGGGATTTTATGAATACACAAGAGATTGAGCGGATTTATCAAAAAATTTCGAAAAAAAGAATAAATCCCTCTTATAATTTTTGGAGTGAGGTCAATAAGGAGTGTTGGGCGAAAAGGTCCATAAAATAGGTCATAGAGACTATATATGTTGATGAATTTAAAAGAAATAGGTTGGAAATGTCCGAATAATATCTATAAAACTCAATTTATTACTCCTAAGTAATTAACTATATAGTAGAAACGCTATTAGGATTACAAGTTAAACTTTTAACCGTTAAACAGAAGGGAGCGTAACATAAGCTACGCTCCCTTCTGTTTAACGGTTAATTCTTGAAGCAATGTCATTACAAACATACACAACACCGCCGAACACTAATATAGCACCAAATAACAAGTTTATCAGTTCTCTTTCCATGTTACATTCCTCCTTTCGTATCTGACATCTATATAATGGATCAAACTTTGCAGTTTGATATCCATATAACTCTAACTCTCTGTAGTTGATTCAAAAGCAAGTGATACGAGTCAGTCTTAACTTCCTTAACTATCCATTTTGCATCAAATTTTACTAATTGAGATTATATCTATAAGATACTATATCAAAAAATCACTTTTAAGATTTTACGGTTTTTACTTTCTTGTTGATATACACTTTTTAAGCGGTCTATGCGTCGTCTTATCAGACTGAACATCTTAGCAGTCTTAACTCTTAACGGTTTCAGATGCGTTAGCGGTCTACTGAAAATAGGGGAGGGTTTACAGTTGAAATACGATGTCAAATGTCTGTTTTTCTTTCTGACGTCTCAAAACAAAAGAATACTCCTTGTTTTGAGATAGTTAATTATTTTTGCGCTGATACTAATACAACGTAAGATACTAACCTAGAATCGCCAGATAAATTGCAAATAGCAACAAATATGCCATTTGCAACAGATAATAAACAATTAACTAACTAATTTACTAAATGTTACAATAAAACATTCAAAATTTATCTCAATAACACGTCACCACTTGTCTTTTTGAAACGTCACTAAGAAAAATTATACAACTGCCGATAATAAAGGTTATGTAAACTAATAAAAAGTAAGTTGTTATAGATACCCTTATATCAGTGGTTTTTTTAACTACATACTTCCCCCTACAATTAGAACATTACAAATTAATTTTTCACAATATAGAATACTGGTTCTAATCTAAAAAAATGATTTTTCACCGAATTAACTTGTAGCTGATGTCATAATTTATGTTTGTTGGTGATTTAGAATTTTAAAATGTTCCGTTTATGATGGTTAATCACAAACAGACCATTTTCCACAATTCGGACAAATTGTAACAGAGAAACCTTCAAAATCATCGTAGTTTTCTTCAATTTCAATTGTTAATAAATGAATATCTCCATCATAGATAATTTCCAAAAACGTTAATATTGTTCGTAAAATTGGTATTTCGTGCGAAGTTTTATGATGTTTGTTGTTGTACCCTTCTTTCGATTCTTTTATGTTCATACAACAGAATTCATTGTTCTCTTTTCATCAATAAGTAAATTTTGGGTTCTGGTGCAAAAACTTCAAGGTAATTACAAGTAATCTCTAAAATTTGGACATACTTTGAACACACCAATATGTAACAATAGATTTTCCCTTTAAAACGGAGCAGTTAGCTTTTGCAAACTGTTCTTTTATGGCTTGTTCACTTCAACCCATTCACCATCGTATATCATCCAACCATCATGATTGTACAATTCTTCTTGCATTTTCCTTTTACTTCGATTCTCGCCTTCGATACGTTCTTTAATTTTTCTAAATGATCCCTGTACTTTTATATAATCGCTTTTCAGCTTCATGATTTGCTTTTCACTAACTATCCCCCCTATGGCGAGCAATCATAGGGGGGGAAGTTATGAATGAAGAAAATATTGTTTTATGTGAAGTTTCTGTTGAATCAATTTTAGGTTTCTCAACGCTCCCACCTATTTTCCGTCATTCACTTTATCAACAGGAGCAACTAAATTATGTATTCACCAATGTCTTCATTCCCTTTTCTTACTCGATCCTGTGAGTTACATCCAATTGATTTAGTTTTCAACGAACAAGACTAGAGACTATCCCTCCCCCTAGTAACGTGTGAAACTCGCATTTATGATTCAAATAACGGTTTTATCTAAATCCATTCACTATATTCATGCTTTTACATACTATAATTATTACCTTTCTGAATAATGTGAGCTCGTCAATTTCATTATGATTAGGTATAAGGAGCGCTAATTGAGAGTGCTCTTTTTGTATTTGTATATACCAGAATAAGAATTATATTTAATTTTTATTAATCTTTTTTTATAACTTTGAATACATTATTACTAATCCCAGGAATACACAGGTTTCTCTTGACCAGTTACCTTGTATCCCTTGAATTCCTTGTAAAGTGAGCCCGTAATAACTAGCGGGTTCTTTTATTTTCGATCATATAATAACAATTTTATTTAAACTTGCACCTACACTAAAAGCATACATTATTTCTGAGTACGTCTTGGTATTGAAGTGCTTTTAAAAGCGCTCTTTTTTTTAATAATACCTTTGTTTAAACTTCTTATCTTTTTATCACTCATCGACATACAAATACATATTATATATAGATTATTATTTGATAGAACTGAAGTGACCCCTAAAAGTTAGACACGGTTATTTCATTAGGCAGCTTGATAAAAGTGAGTCCGGTATTGTACCGGGCTCATTTTTAATTTTGCCTTAATCCGTTTCGTATTATAATAATCTATATATTTTTCTAATTCTCTTTTAAAATGCTCTACACTTTCAAACTCTTTTATGTAGAGGAACTCCGACTTCATAATCCCAAAGAAATTCTCTATTACTGCGTTGTCGTAACAGTTGCCTTTTCGAGACATACTCTGGACGATAGCTCTTGATTCAAGTGTACAGACGTACTGTCTCATTTGATAATGCCATCCTTGATCTGAATGCATCAGTAGCTGGTGGGTTTCAGGTAAACGTTCCAATGCTTTCTCTAACATCTCTGAAACAAGTGAATACGTCGGTCTAGAACCAATTGTATAGGTAATAATTTCACCATTATACAAATCTAATACAGGTGATACATACAGTTTTTCTCCAAATAATTTAAACTCTGTGATGTCTGTTACCCATTTTTGATTCGGTGCATCTGTATGAAAATTACGCTCTAAAAAATTAGGTGCAATTCTACCAACTTTTCCTTTATAAGACTTATATTTTTTCATACGCACAACACACTTTAATCCAAGCTCTTTCATAATGCGCTGAACCTTCTTGTGATTCACTTTCTGACCACGATTCGTTAATTCATCACGAATGCGACGGTAACCATAACGACCTTCATTTTCCTCATAAATCGCTTTAATCTCCGCTTTCAAATCGGCATCTACATCTGGACGATTCATTTTCTTTACTAAATCATAATACGTGCTTCGAGGAATAGTAGCTAGCTCCACGAGTGCCTTCACCGAATATTTATGCCTTAATTCATAGACTACTTGCGCTTTGTCTTGTTTCGTGATTTTTCCTTGTTTTGAACTAAGGCATTCAACTTTTTTAAGTACTCATTTTCCATCTCAAGCTGTTGAATACGTGCTTCAAGTGCTTCGACTGACCCTTCAGCTAAAGCTTGTTTTAATTGTTTATTTGAATCTTTTTTCATGGATAGACGCCCCTTTTTCTTAGATTGAAGGGCATCAATTCCTTGTGTTTCGAACTGTTTTTTCCAAACAGAAATCGTTGAAGGGGCAGGAATGTTAAAGATAGCTGCCGTCTCAAATAAGGACATACCGTTTTCAATCATAAAGTTTAGTACGTCTAGTTTAAATTGTTGTGTGTAATTTGTACATCGTTTTAGAAAAGCTTCCACACCATTCTGTTTATATTGGTTTACCCAATTCAAAATGATTGTGTCACTTATACCGATCGATCTACCCATTTCTCGATAACTTTCATTTCCGTTCAAATAACGTAGAACGATTTGTATTTTTTCATCAGCAGTAAATTTAGCCATAGAAAAACTGCACCTCCAATTGTTAGACTGTGTCTAACAATTGGGATGCAGTTCATTCGAAGGTGCTCTTTTTTTACATATACCAATTGATTATCCCAAGCACATTTCAGAAAAGTTTCGTATGATATGGCGTATTCCTTTCTTTGAAAAGATAAAACTCGTTACGAGAGCGCTTTTATGAAGTGCTCTTTTTGTGTTTTCAATTAATACAAAATGAAATTTTTGTTTAGTTTAATTTCCTTTCATTTCCGAATAATGTTTTCGACCCTGTTCATACTATTT
Encoded here:
- a CDS encoding IS3 family transposase (programmed frameshift), with amino-acid sequence MAKFTADEKIQIVLRYLNGNESYREMGRSIGISDTIILNWVNQYKQNGVEAFLKRCTNYTQQFKLDVLNFMIENGMSLFETAAIFNIPAPSTISVWKKQFETQGIDALQSKKKGRLSMKKDSNKQLKQALAEGSVEALEARIQQLEMENEYFKKVECLSSKQGKITKQDKAQVVYELRHKYSVKALVELATIPRSTYYDLVKKMNRPDVDADLKAEIKAIYEENEGRYGYRRIRDELTNRGQKVNHKKVQRIMKELGLKCVVRMKKYKSYKGKVGRIAPNFLERNFHTDAPNQKWVTDITEFKLFGEKLYVSPVLDLYNGEIITYTIGSRPTYSLVSEMLEKALERLPETHQLLMHSDQGWHYQMRQYVCTLESRAIVQSMSRKGNCYDNAVIENFFGIMKSEFLYIKEFESVEHFKRELEKYIDYYNTKRIKAKLKMSPVQYRTHFYQAA